DNA sequence from the Larus michahellis chromosome 20, bLarMic1.1, whole genome shotgun sequence genome:
ACCTGGGGacctggggatggtggggatggggtcAGTGTGGGGACAGGTACCTGGGATGGCAAGGAcaggaggacatggggacaggtGGGAGGGATGGTGCAGGCAAGATCCACCTGGGGATGACAGGGACAGGGTCTGGGCACTCCTGGGGCACACAGGGACAGGCACACGCTCCCATGTCTGTGCtcaccctccccatccccgctcAGCGGCGCAGGCTGCTGTCCCTGAGCCCTGCCGGGGTGGCCCCGCATCCTGGTGCCAGGACATGGCCACCGCCATCCAGTGCCACCGGGAGCAGTACTGCCACGATCTCTGGGACAGCCTGGCCCTGGTAAGCACCAGCCCCACTGCTTCAGCgccagccgtggggcagccccacactcGCATTGGGGCCACGCTGGGGCACGCCCTGAGGGTCTACGCTGTCCCCCTGCAGGGGGACGTGGCCGAAGGGGACATGGCCGAAGGGGACGTGTCGGGGCCAGGCAGAGGGAAGAAGTGCAGCCTGTGCACCAAAATCCTGCAGCAGATCAAGGCGATGGCGGGCGACGATCCTGACGAggtgaggggtggctggggggttCGGGGCAGCGGGGCGTGGGGGTGGCACCCCACGGGTGGCCCCACTGATGCCAGCGTGCTGTTCGGCAGGCGGCGGTGGAGAAGGTGTTGGGCAAGGCCTGCCGGGCGCTGGGCAAGCGGCTGAGCCGAGTCTGCAAGTGGCTGGTGAAGAAGTACCGGGAGGAGATCAGCGAGGCGCTGCAGAACGGAGACCAGCCCGAGGACACCTGCGCCGCCATCGGCGTCTGCAAGGCCTGAGCCCGGTCAGCACCCGCCCCGTGTCCTGCGtcccccatcctgcaccccacagcctgcaTCCTGCCCCCTGCGCCCCGCGCCCCACATCCGGCatcctgcaccccctgccccccggccccgtgtCCTGCATCCCATATCCCGCACCCCACACCCAGCACCCCACGCCTGCCCCAGGGGTAGGAGGGCACCTGGGGGTCCTGTGCCTCCAGGAGGGAACCTGCCTGCACCCCCACAGGGTAGGGGCAAGATGGAGACCCCAAAATGCATCCTGGAGAGGGGGGCAAGGTTGGAGGAGCCACTTTTGCTGGCGCCTCAGCTGGTGGTGACGGGGTGACGGTGGCCCCCGACTTACCGCTCCTTCCTTGTCTCCacagggctcagccccacagctggcCCCAAGtgccaccccccaaacccctgaccctctcccagccccacctaCCACCCCAAAGCCTGGATCCCCCTCCCCATGCAATAAAGCACCGCGCCCCAGGCTACCACGTCTCCTGGGGACAGTGGCCCTGCTGTCTCCCTGTGCCAAGGGTCCCCTGAGTGCCTGTCctttgggggaggggggctgtcCCTTGTGTTGGGGGACACGCCAGCTCCACGGGGACACTAGGTGTGAAGCTCAGGCTGAACGGAGACACCTccctccctggggatgctgcagatGGATGAGATCCCCTTGTTTCGTGGTTCATTTGGCTGGAGTGAgtggcgggggcgggggaccCGCGGGCGCCTCAGTCCTCCTGCTTGTCCCCATGGGTGATGATGTAGCACAAGGACTTTTAGTCGATGTTCCCCGACACCGCCGTCACCACGAACAGCTGCTCCGCCTGCGTGGGGACACGTACCCTGTGGGCTGGGATGGGTCCCCATGGGGACCACGGGGACAGGGACCTTGGGTGACACACGGGGACCTTGGGTCCAGGATCTCGGGGTCGGGAATCAGGGGGGACACATGGCAATCTTGGGGACAGGGTCCATGTGGTGCACGTGGGGATCTCAGGGATGGGGTTTGGGATCacggggatggggctgggcacaCGGGGACCTTGGAGGACACACAGGGATTTGGGGACGGGagctgtgtccccctccctgtggGCAGGCGGAGCCGGGTGTCCTGTGCACCCGCTTTGCCCGAGGGTCCTGTTGCTCCCCTTTGTGCAGGGATGCACGAGGGGACAGGATGGGCAGGGGACCGTGACAGTGAGGGTGACAGCCAGGGGAGCCACCTCACCTCCTCCCGGGAGAACTTATCCACCTGGGTCAGGAGGAGCTGCTTAAACCTGCAGGAAGAGGGACCAGCTGGGGGGCggctcctgtccccatcccgggggACGCAGGATCCAGCCGGGTGCCCTGagggtccctgtcaccccccactCACTCGTCCTTGTTCATGTGCCGGCGGGGTCCAAGAGCTTGAAGGTGTTGAGGATGGACTCCCTGGGGTCGGtgccctggcggggggggggattagGTGGGGTTTGGGGCTGACCCCCGGGGTGTCACGGGGTGTCGTGGGGTGTCAGGGGGTTTTACGGGGCCGCTCGCCGTTCAGCTGCTCCCCAAAGGGCGTCAAGAAGATGGGGAAGTTAATGAGGCCCAACACTCCGGGGTCACCCCAACACCCTGAGATAtccctgcatcctggggtgccccCATGTCCCAGGGTGGCCCCAGACCCCCTGGGGTGGTCCAGACCCATGTGGTGGCCCCAGATAGCCAAGGGTGTCCCcggacccccaagttggcccagACCTTGGCGtgcccccacacccccagggTGACCCCAGCACCTTGGGGTGCCCCAAAGCCTCAGAGGGAACCCATCCTGGGGTGCCCCAGGAggacaccaacacccccagggTGACCCCaacaccctggggtgccccagACCCTCACACGGACCTGAAAaccctggggtgcccccagaccccccgagGGACCACACACAGCCTgggctgccccaggaggagctcAAGAGCGTCAGGCGCCCCAGATCCCCAGGGGGACCCCAAGACAGTGGAGTGTCCCAGACCCCCTGAGGACCCCAACATCCCAAGGTGCCCCAGACCGTCAAGGGGGACCCAGAaccctggggtgcccccaggCCCCCGATGGACTCCaacaccctggggtgccccagACCCTCCAGGGACCCCCAACACCCTGCCCCAGACCCTTTGGGGGACTCAAATCCCTGGGGTGCCCCAGACCCTCACGAGGATCCCAGAACCCTGGGGTGCCCccaacccacaaagggaccccaCCGCACTGGAGTGCCCCAGGAGGACCCGAACACCCGGGGGTGACCCCAGTCCCCCGCGGCAAATCCCGAACCCCTGCCCTGGCCCCTCTGGGGAACCCAACACCCCAGACCCCCAGAGGGACCCCaacaccctggggtgccccaaACCTTCAGGCGGATCCAAATACCTGGGCTGCTCCTGCACCCCAGAGGGACCCCGACACGCTGGGGTACCCCCAGTcccccctgcagcatccccacacCCGGGGGTGCCCCATCCCCGTCTCCTGGGGGGGTCCATGGCTGcactcaccatcccaactgcggccccgggctgggggtccccaggcTGCTCCGGCTTTTATCCCCCCCTTATCACCCTCAGCTAAATCCGTCAGTGGATGCAGGCAGCCGAGCCAAACTCGGCGCTGACACCGCCAGGCTGTGCCAGACACAAGCCAGGCCGGGGCCCCCCCAGGTGTCACTGGAAGCAGGGGGACACTAATTttggctgctggggaaggtggcGGAGCTGTAGCGTCCCAGAGCATAAAACAGCCCCTGGCGGATCCCCCATGTGCCCCCCTgcttggggtgggctggggacccaCTGGGTttcggggagctgctgctggcgggAGTGGGGTTTAGCCCTTGGTGGGGGTCTATGCCCCCTTTTTTGGGGGTCAGCAGTaggagggggaggctggggtgcccccaggctctgcccccccgccccatccctgggatgGGGACGAGACTGGAGGGGATCCCCGAAGATCCCCACCACATTGGTGCACCCCAGtcggtccctgcaccccagggctcACTGGTGGGggccagccccctctgcccccccagcccccaggtaCCCCCCAACCAGGCCCTTATCTCTCAGCCACCCCCCCTGGGGGGGGCTCACCCCCAGTGAAGGGACTGGGGGGAGGCGCGGAAGCCCCACTCCTTGCAGCTGGGCGGGGATGCGGGGTGCCAGGGAAGCACGGGAAGACCCTCAGCtgccccacgtgtgtggggcagTCCCATGGTGGGGGTCTCCGTGCGGGCATGAGGCAGACAAGGAGCTCTCGCTCAAGCGGCCCCGGAGGAGAAGTCCACGCAAACCCCATTTATTGGGGAGCCGGGAGCCGCTTCCGCCGGCGGCAAATCCCATCCCGCGTCTGTCTCTGCTCCTCGCAGAGCTCCAAGCGGGACCACCGtcctcccgctcccccctgccgtcatcatcctcatcctccccccgAGTCCTCTCTCACTGCCCCATCATGCAGGCCATTTTGCAGGCGACAGCCGAGATGAGCGCAGCCCCACGCCCGCTGCCTTCCTCCGACTGGATGAAGGTGATGTCGCAGCCGGGCGTCAGCTGCCGAACCGTGGCGTGGAAGCGGTCCTTGAAGCtgcccaaggggaaaaaaatggggtcAAGACTTGGaggatgcaggaggaggaggaagggcatgGCGGTGGGAGGAAGGCTCCCAGGGATCCTCACCTGGGATGGAGCTTGTAGACGGAGCCGTCAACCCCCACGGTGATTTTGAGGGTCTCCTGGCTCCGGCTTTCCCGCATGCGGTTGATGACGCCGGCCAGCCCGGCCGAGCACATCTGGGCAGCGCGGGTGGAGACGCTCTCGCAGACCATCCGCACGATGTCACAGTCTGTCCCCGAGGGCAGCAGCTCGAAGGCCGTCAGGATGTTGTAGATCTGCTTGCGGTCACCGGAGTcactgggatggggagagaggggcGCACTGGTCAGGGCCGggtgggacacagggaccccAATATGGGGCAGTTCCACAGGGCTGGTGTGgggtgaggggatgggggggccc
Encoded proteins:
- the GNLY gene encoding granulysin, whose amino-acid sequence is MAAAFLLVLVAVGAAQAAVPEPCRGGPASWCQDMATAIQCHREQYCHDLWDSLALGDVAEGDMAEGDVSGPGRGKKCSLCTKILQQIKAMAGDDPDEAAVEKVLGKACRALGKRLSRVCKWLVKKYREEISEALQNGDQPEDTCAAIGVCKA
- the GCK gene encoding hexokinase-4 isoform X2, with protein sequence MGEIVRLVLLKLVDENLLFNGEASEKLKTRGTFETRFVSQIESDSGDRKQIYNILTAFELLPSGTDCDIVRMVCESVSTRAAQMCSAGLAGVINRMRESRSQETLKITVGVDGSVYKLHPSFKDRFHATVRQLTPGCDITFIQSEEGSGRGAALISAVACKMACMMGQ